The Kosmotoga arenicorallina S304 nucleotide sequence CGTTTTCCCCGGAATTCAAGGCGGTCCATTAATGCACATTATCCTTGCAAAGGCTGTAGCTTTTGGCGAAGCTCTTAAAGATGAGTTTAAAGAATACCAGCAGAACATTCTCTCTAACGCTAAAGCACTTGCAAGGGAGCTGGAGAATAGAGGTTTGAGAATTGTTTCCGGCGGTACCGATACTCATCTTTTCCTTGTGGATCTAAATCCAAAAGAGGTTACCGGGAAGGCAGCAGAAAAAGCCCTTGAAAGAGCTGATATTACTGTTAATAAAAATACCATCCCAAAGGAAACGCGTTCGCCTTTTGTAACCAGCGGCATTCGAATAGGAACTCCAGCTGTAACGACCCGGGGGATGGGCGTGGAAGAAATGGCTAAAATTGCAGAACTGATAATTAAAGTCATTGAGAATATAGAAGATGAAAAGGGCAATCTCCCTCAGGATGTAATTCATGAGGTGTCCGAAGAAGTACACAAACTCACCGCTCGCTTCCCGCTTTATAAAGGGCTTCTTAGAAGGGAGGTATAGAAGTGGATAACCTGATTGTAGTCGACCATCCTCTTATCCAGCATAAACTAACAATTTTAAGGGATATAGAAACAGGTCCAAAGGAATTTAGAGAGTTGACCAAAGAAATTACGCTTTTGCTAACTTATGAGGCAACACGCCATATAAAAACCCACTCTGTAGAAATCAGCACACCGATTTGCAGGACTGAGGGAAAAATGATTGAGGATAAAAAGGTTACAGTTGTTCCCATATTAAGAGCGGGCCTCGGGATGATGGAAGGGGTTCTTTCTCTAATGCCGAACGCCTCTGTAGGCTTTATCGGCATATACAGAGACCCGGAAACCATACAGCCTGTTGAATATTATGCCAAGCTTCCCGGAATTAACGATAACGAGATCTTTGTGCTTGATCCAATGCTTGCTACCGGTGTATCCTCTGCAGCGGCCATTGAATATGTAAAAAAGGCTGGTGGGAAACACATAACCCTGATGTGCCTGATTGCTTCACCAGAAGGAGCTTCTTTTATTTCTTCAAAATTTCCTGACATAAAGATATTTACTGCCTCCCTTGACGAAAAGTTAAATGACCACGCCTATATTGTTCCGGGGCTTGGTGATGCCGGCGACAGGCTATATCGAACAAAATAAGCTAAGCTATATCAAAATAGCAGTGGAAGTAATAGCTTCCACTGCTATTTTTGATGATAAAATTGTGATGAGAGTCTTTTATACAGGCTTCTATTTTCCATGATTTCATTCTCAAAGATAAGAAGGGAGGAGTTGACCGCATGAGCAAACTTACTCGGTGTGTCAACGGATTTATGAAGTTTTTAGTATTTGCTGCTTTGTTGATTGTTTTGTTAACTCTATTTACAGCATGTTCAGCCGAAAGAACCGCTCCCGTCCTTCCTCAGCAAGAGGTTGATCAGGAAGTTGCCTCACCCGATGCAAGTCCATCGGTTGAACAGACTGCTGAACCAAAACAAGGAGTTATTTCTATAACTTTTAAAGTTACTCTTCCATCCAACACACCGGAAGGGCCTGTATATATAGTTGGTAGCTTCAATGAATGGATTCCCGGTGATATCAATTACGAAATGACACGATCAGGCAATATGGCAGAGATCACCTTGAACTTGCCAGCCAATAGCACCATTGAATACAAATACACACGCGGGGATTGGGGGAAAGTTGAGAAAGGCGAAGCTGGAGAGGAAATCAGCAACAGAAAAATCGAGATAAAGCAAGAGCCCCTTGTAATTGAAGACATTATCGCTTCATGGGCTGATGTCGCGCCTGAAGTGAAAACCGAAGTACCCGCTGGAACACCTGCTGAAATAACTTTTAAGGTGAGCATTCCCTGGAATACCCCAGCAAATGACGAAGTTTATATTACCGGAACTTTTAATAACTGGACAACTGGAGATCCGCTGACTATTTTAAAAAGAGATGGTAACATTGCTTTTATAACGATTGAAGCCAAAGTCGGCGACAGGATCGAATACAAATACAACCGTGGCAGCTGGGATACTGTTGAAAAGGACAAAGAAGGAAACGAAATTTCAAATAGAGTGCTCATAGTCGATGCTGAAGAAATACTACGCGAAGATACTGTTGAATCGTGGATCGATGTTCCTTATGAAGAACCTCCTTCATCTGAGACAGAAGTAAAGGAAATATCTCCGAAGAAGGAGTTACCTGATCCTGAAAACATTCTAAAAAGAGCGACACCTGCTGATCCTTCAAAACCTCCTTTAAATGTAGTGCTCATCTGGCATCAACATCAGCCTCTGTACAAAATCCCCGGAACTGTTGATTACGAAATGCCCTGGGTTAGAGCCCATGCAGTTAATGACTATCCATATATGGCCGACCTGATTGATAAATATTTAACCAGAGGTAGTGTAACAATAAATCTCGTTCCCAGCTTGTTGTTACAGCTGAAAGATTATCTGGATAAAGGTGCAACTGACAAGTATCTAAAACTCTCCTTCGCAACAGAACTATCCCCTGAAGATAAGCAGTTTATTATTGATCATTTCTTTGATATAAATCCTAGGTTTGTTTCAAAGAGCAAGCGATATTCTGAGTTGATGAAAAAGAAAAATAGCGGCGAGAATTTTACTGAACAGGATATTCTGGATCTCAAAGTTCTATGGAACTTACACTGGATTAATATCGAATACATAGAAGCTGATGAAGAGTTAACAAGGCTTCTTGAAAAGGATCGTGGATATAGTTTTCAGGACCTTCTTTACGTTATTAACAAGCAACTCGAAATAATGGGAGAAGTTGTTGAAAAGCATAAAGCGTTATGGGAATCCGGAAAAGTGGAATTGACTACTTCGCCCTTCTATCATCCAATACTCCCTATCCTCATTGAAAAAGGTTGGGAAAGTGACGCGCAAGGTCAAATTGAACGGGGTCTGGAATACTTCCAGACACTTTTCGGCAAAAAGCCAGAAGGTTTATGGCCTTCTGAGCAGGCTGTGCATAATGAACTGGTACCTATGTTAGAAAAATCAGGTATAAGCTGGATAGTTACTGATAAATCAATATTACAGCTGGCAGGGGTTGATACAGGAAATTACAAAAACATAATGAAACCATATAAAGTAATAAGCGAAAACAGCGATTTGATAGTATTTTTTAGAGATACAGACCTTTCCGATAGGATCGGGTTTAGATACTCAACAATGAGTGCAGAAAAAGCCGTCGAAGATTTCATTTCAAGACTTCACGAGCTCCAGCATTTAAATGATTCAGGTGATGCTGTCATAACCATCGCCCTTGATGGCGAAAACGCCTGGGAACATTACCCGAATAACGGGAATGACTTCAGGAAATTGTTATACATGGCACTATCGAAAGACGAAAACCTGGAATTGCTTACACCCAGTCAATATATAAGCAAATATGGGGTGGAGGATACTTTGGATTACCTTCCTACCGGTTCATGGGTTGGCGGTAGCCTCGATACCTGGATAGGCGAGAAGGAAGAAAACGAAGCATGGGATAGAGTCGCAGAAGCGCGCGAGGCATTCTTGAAAGCAAAAGATTCCCTCTCTCCTGATCAAGTTAAATTGGCTCTGGACGCTCTTTACACTGCCGAAGGTTCTGATTGGTTCTGGTGGTATGGAGTGGATCAGGATGCTGGGAATAACGAAGTTCTTTTCGATATGGCATTTAAGAAGGCTTTAATACAGCTATATAGAGCCATAGGAACTCCAGAAGAAGACATTCCTTCCTATCTCTTTGTTGTAAACAAGAAACCCGCTGTATCCACCAGTGGGGCAATTGGAGTCATTAAACCATCGATAGACGGCGTTATGGAAGAAGGCGAATGGGATAAAGCGGCTTATTATAAAGACCTGGAAGTTTCCACAATGGCCGCTGAAGACGACTTGATAGCAGGCTTTTATATCGGAAGGGACAATGCAAATCTTTACCTTGCAGTGGAATTGAAACGAGATCCAAGATCGCTGCTTGGGGAGCCATTGTATCTGGAAATATATACCGACCTCCCCGGTGCACAGAAAATAAATACAGTTCCACGCTACCCATTCAAAGATGAAAAGGACTCCTTTGGCTTTGTTCTTGCCAAAAGGTTTCTTGTGAGCTTCAAATCATGGAAGATTAGACCCGGGAGATTATCAAACTACAATGCGGCGGGTGATGGAAAATGGTCAATTGATCCTGAACTTCCATCTCTTGAAGATAGCGCTGCAATTGGTGAAACGGTAGAGATAAAAATCCCCCTTGATGCCCTTGGGATAAAAACAGGACAGGAATTCAATTTAGCTATTTCTATTAGTAATTCAAAGGAAAAGGCACTTATAGATTATGCACCCAAAAGCGGTCCCGTTCATGTTCAAATCCCTCAGGCGGTTACAGGAAGGGTTGTGGCAGTCTTTCAGGATCCTACGGGCGATGATTACGGATTTGGTTCATATCAATATCCCTTAAACACTGCATTTGAACCATATAAGGGGCTATGGGACATTGAATGGCTTAAAGTGCTTGAGAATGAGCAGGCTGTGATTTTCCAGTTGAAGTTCAATGAAATGACCAATCCATGGAATGCTCCCAAAGGTTTTTCACATCAACTCATAAACCTCTACATTGATGTCAAGGACGGCGGAAGGACAGACACTTATGCTGAAGGTGCCCGTGTGAGTTTTTCAGATGAATTTCCATGGGATTATTTCATAAAAGTAGCTGGCTGGCCCTCTTATGGTCAAGTTTTTGCGACAGCTGATGGAGAAGAAATTCCCGATACCGTGCAAGTTGAGGCTGACCCCGGAGAAAAAATCATCAATGTAATAGTTAATAAAGCAGAACTTGGTACCTTTAGCACAATGGCTCTTTATGTACTGTCGGGAAGCCAGGATGGTTATGGCCCTGACAACTTCAGGGCAGTAACCCCTGAACCAAGCGAGTGGACGCTGGGTGGCTATCCTCTTGATGCAGGAGACTTTGCTCCCTTCGTTCTTGACATAATAGTCCCGGAAGAAACCACCCAGGAAGAAGTTCTTTCATCTTACGATAAAAACTCTGAAAAGTACGCGACCTTAGTTCCTGTTATTATTGATTTCTGAAAAGGAAGCCCTTATTAAAGCGGGGCTTATGCCCCGCTTTAATATGCATTGTGGAGGTGCATTATGTCCGGAAAACTTACTGTAATTGTGGGGCCAATGTATTCAGGAAAGACTACTGAACTCCTGTCGCTCATCGAAATCTATGCTCTGGGAAAGAAAAACTATCTTGTCTTCAAGCCGTCGATAGATATCAGATACTCAGAAGAACATATAGTAAGTCATACGGGTCTTAAAGCCCCGGCTATAAAAGTTACCAGTTCCGATGAACTCAGAAAGACATTCGCAGAACATGCGGGTCAGCTTGATGCCATCTTCATCGATGAAATTCACTTTTTTGATGAAAATATAGTCCAAATCATTGAAGAAATAATTTATTCCGGTGTTAACGTTTTTTGTGTGGGGCTTGACATGAGTTATAAGCACCGTCCCTTCAAAACCACCGTTCAAATAATGGGAATAGCTGATGAAGTAATTAAAAAGAAGGCAGTTTGTCATATATGCGGTGAATATAAGGCTGTTGTTTCTTATAGAAAAGTCGATGATACTGAAAGCGAAATTGATGTTGGTGGCATGGAAAAGTATATTGCTGTTTGCCGTGATTGCTATAACAAACTCACAGGAAGATTCAAAGGGAATTGAAATATTATAATATGCATACATAAAGATTACATCTTTACACTGAATTGGTAATTAGTTAAGTATACAAACCATAAATCAGTAAACATATGTTAACATATATGGGTGATAATTGCTAGGATGCATATTTAAATGAACAGGGATATCCATACGGGATAGACCGGAGGTGTTTTTGTGTTTGAAAACCTGCAGGAAAAGCTTATCAAAACTTTTAAATCTATAAGCGGCAAGGGAAGAATATCTGAGAAGAACATAAAGGAAGCAGTTAGGCAGGTTAAGCTCTCATTGCTTGAAGCTGATGTTAATTTCAAAGTAGTCAAGGAATTCATAAAAGATGTTCAGGAGAAAGCCCTTGGCGAAGATGTACTGGGTAGTTTTACTCCTGATCAACAGTTTATCAAAATTGTCAGGGATGAGCTAATAAAGGTTCTTGGCGAAAAAAACATACCCCTGTCTCTTTCTTCAAAGCCAGCAAAAATAATGATGGTTGGTCTGCAGGGAAGCGGAAAAACCACAACTGCAGCTAAATTGGCAGCAAGATTTAAAAAAGAAGGGAAAAAAGTTCTACTCGTTGCAGCTGATGTATATCGACCTGCTGCAATTGACCAGTTGATCCAGCTAGGGAGACAAATTGACATTCCTGTGTTTGTAGGCGATAGAAAAAATCCAATAAAAATCGTTGCTGAGGCGATGGATGATGCAGTTAAAAATGTTGTTGATATAGTGATTTTTGATACTGCCGGACGCCTTCATGTGGATGAAAGGATGATGGATGAACTGAAAGAAATCGCCGGACAGCTTGAGCCCGATGAGATTCTCATGGTTGTTGATGCTATGACTGGTCAGGACGCTGTAAACTCCGCTAAGGCTTTCAATGAAGCGCTTGAATTGACGGGGTTCGTTGTCACCAAACTCGATGGCGACGCCCGTGGAGGTGTAATCCTATCAATAAGGCACGTGACTGGAAAACCAGTCAAATTCATTGGAATTTCCGAAAAAATAGATGGATTAGAACCTTTTTTTCCGGATCGTGTGGCCGGACGGATACTCGGAATGGGCGATGTGCTGAGCCTTATCGATAAGATACAACAAAATGTTGATATGGAAAAAGCCAAAAAACTGGAAGAAAAATTCGCAAAAAACAAGTTTGACCTTGAAGACTTTCTTGAACAGCTGCGTCAGATAAAGAAAATGGGTTCAATAGGCGATTTGATGGAGATGATACCTGGAGTTCCCAAAGAAGTTGATCTTTCTTCTGGTGAAAAAAACCTAAAACGCACCGAGGCAATAATAAGCTCAATGACAAAAGCAGAACGAAGAAACCCGAAAATCATAAATTACAGCCGAAAGCTCCGTATAGCTAAAGGCAGTGGAGCAAACCTCACAGAAGTGAATAAGGTATTGAAATCCTACGATCAGATGAAAGCCATGATGAAAGCCATGAATTCCAAAAAATCAAAGTTTTCCAAACTTTTTAAAGGCTTACCATTTTAAATTAATTCAATAAATTCCAGGAGGTGTTTTTTAACATGGTCAGGATACGTTTGACAAGGATGGGAAGGAGAAACAGGCCCTTTTACAGAATTGTAGTCGTGGATTCGAGAAAGAGAAGAGACGGTTCTTACATCGATTCTCTCGGATTTTATGACCCTTTAAAAGATCCAGCAGTTATGAATGTTAACGTAGAGAGAGCTGTGGATTGGATCCTCAAAGGTGCTCAGCCGACTGAAACCGCAAGATCCATTCTCTCAAAATTTGGTGTTATGAAGAAAGTGCACGAAATAAAGAGCAGCAAAGAAAAAGGAGAAGCGAGCGAAGAATGAAAGAGCTCCTTGAACATATTCTCAAAGGGATTGTAAAGGATCCCGATTCACTTTCGGTTACAGAAAGTGTGGACGAAAATGGCAACAAAGTCTTTGAAATAAGAGCATCTGAAGATGATATCGGTCAAATCATTGGAAAAGATGGAAGAACCATTAAATCCATCAACGTACTGCTTAACGCCATCGCTGGCCCTGATAGAGCAAGCTTTACGTTAAAGGTGATTAGATGAGCGCTGATATCACAAAGCTTCTTTCTTCCATGATTTCCATTGGATATGTGGTTAAGCCTCATGGATTACGGGGTGAAGTAAAATTCAAGTTAACCACCAACATGGAAAGCCTTTTGGAAGAAGGTGAAAGTGCTATCCTCTTCGACGAGAAATCCAAAAGATATGTGGCCACTAAAATTGCAGAATTTCGAAAAGCAGGTTCGGGGTATATACTCTCCTTTGAAGGTTTTCATAATGTGGAACTGGCCGAACGTATAAGAGGATATCACCTTTTCATCGCTAAAAACAAGCTTCCTCCTCTTAAAAAAGGTGAATTTTATTTCTATCAAGTTTTAGAAGCACAAGTATTTTCACCTGAAGGCGAATATCTCGGGAAAGTTGAGGATATTATTGAAACGGGAGCAAATGAAGTTTTCGTTGTAAGACAGCAGCTTGAAAATTTGTCATTCAGGGAAGTTCTCATACCCGCAATTAAAGACTATGTATTGGACCTCGACCTCGATAACAGACGCATCATTGCAAAGGTTCCCGATTTTGAG carries:
- the upp gene encoding uracil phosphoribosyltransferase; the encoded protein is MDNLIVVDHPLIQHKLTILRDIETGPKEFRELTKEITLLLTYEATRHIKTHSVEISTPICRTEGKMIEDKKVTVVPILRAGLGMMEGVLSLMPNASVGFIGIYRDPETIQPVEYYAKLPGINDNEIFVLDPMLATGVSSAAAIEYVKKAGGKHITLMCLIASPEGASFISSKFPDIKIFTASLDEKLNDHAYIVPGLGDAGDRLYRTK
- a CDS encoding glucodextranase DOMON-like domain-containing protein yields the protein MSKLTRCVNGFMKFLVFAALLIVLLTLFTACSAERTAPVLPQQEVDQEVASPDASPSVEQTAEPKQGVISITFKVTLPSNTPEGPVYIVGSFNEWIPGDINYEMTRSGNMAEITLNLPANSTIEYKYTRGDWGKVEKGEAGEEISNRKIEIKQEPLVIEDIIASWADVAPEVKTEVPAGTPAEITFKVSIPWNTPANDEVYITGTFNNWTTGDPLTILKRDGNIAFITIEAKVGDRIEYKYNRGSWDTVEKDKEGNEISNRVLIVDAEEILREDTVESWIDVPYEEPPSSETEVKEISPKKELPDPENILKRATPADPSKPPLNVVLIWHQHQPLYKIPGTVDYEMPWVRAHAVNDYPYMADLIDKYLTRGSVTINLVPSLLLQLKDYLDKGATDKYLKLSFATELSPEDKQFIIDHFFDINPRFVSKSKRYSELMKKKNSGENFTEQDILDLKVLWNLHWINIEYIEADEELTRLLEKDRGYSFQDLLYVINKQLEIMGEVVEKHKALWESGKVELTTSPFYHPILPILIEKGWESDAQGQIERGLEYFQTLFGKKPEGLWPSEQAVHNELVPMLEKSGISWIVTDKSILQLAGVDTGNYKNIMKPYKVISENSDLIVFFRDTDLSDRIGFRYSTMSAEKAVEDFISRLHELQHLNDSGDAVITIALDGENAWEHYPNNGNDFRKLLYMALSKDENLELLTPSQYISKYGVEDTLDYLPTGSWVGGSLDTWIGEKEENEAWDRVAEAREAFLKAKDSLSPDQVKLALDALYTAEGSDWFWWYGVDQDAGNNEVLFDMAFKKALIQLYRAIGTPEEDIPSYLFVVNKKPAVSTSGAIGVIKPSIDGVMEEGEWDKAAYYKDLEVSTMAAEDDLIAGFYIGRDNANLYLAVELKRDPRSLLGEPLYLEIYTDLPGAQKINTVPRYPFKDEKDSFGFVLAKRFLVSFKSWKIRPGRLSNYNAAGDGKWSIDPELPSLEDSAAIGETVEIKIPLDALGIKTGQEFNLAISISNSKEKALIDYAPKSGPVHVQIPQAVTGRVVAVFQDPTGDDYGFGSYQYPLNTAFEPYKGLWDIEWLKVLENEQAVIFQLKFNEMTNPWNAPKGFSHQLINLYIDVKDGGRTDTYAEGARVSFSDEFPWDYFIKVAGWPSYGQVFATADGEEIPDTVQVEADPGEKIINVIVNKAELGTFSTMALYVLSGSQDGYGPDNFRAVTPEPSEWTLGGYPLDAGDFAPFVLDIIVPEETTQEEVLSSYDKNSEKYATLVPVIIDF
- a CDS encoding thymidine kinase, translating into MSGKLTVIVGPMYSGKTTELLSLIEIYALGKKNYLVFKPSIDIRYSEEHIVSHTGLKAPAIKVTSSDELRKTFAEHAGQLDAIFIDEIHFFDENIVQIIEEIIYSGVNVFCVGLDMSYKHRPFKTTVQIMGIADEVIKKKAVCHICGEYKAVVSYRKVDDTESEIDVGGMEKYIAVCRDCYNKLTGRFKGN
- the ffh gene encoding signal recognition particle protein, giving the protein MFENLQEKLIKTFKSISGKGRISEKNIKEAVRQVKLSLLEADVNFKVVKEFIKDVQEKALGEDVLGSFTPDQQFIKIVRDELIKVLGEKNIPLSLSSKPAKIMMVGLQGSGKTTTAAKLAARFKKEGKKVLLVAADVYRPAAIDQLIQLGRQIDIPVFVGDRKNPIKIVAEAMDDAVKNVVDIVIFDTAGRLHVDERMMDELKEIAGQLEPDEILMVVDAMTGQDAVNSAKAFNEALELTGFVVTKLDGDARGGVILSIRHVTGKPVKFIGISEKIDGLEPFFPDRVAGRILGMGDVLSLIDKIQQNVDMEKAKKLEEKFAKNKFDLEDFLEQLRQIKKMGSIGDLMEMIPGVPKEVDLSSGEKNLKRTEAIISSMTKAERRNPKIINYSRKLRIAKGSGANLTEVNKVLKSYDQMKAMMKAMNSKKSKFSKLFKGLPF
- the rpsP gene encoding 30S ribosomal protein S16 — its product is MVRIRLTRMGRRNRPFYRIVVVDSRKRRDGSYIDSLGFYDPLKDPAVMNVNVERAVDWILKGAQPTETARSILSKFGVMKKVHEIKSSKEKGEASEE
- a CDS encoding KH domain-containing protein, encoding MKELLEHILKGIVKDPDSLSVTESVDENGNKVFEIRASEDDIGQIIGKDGRTIKSINVLLNAIAGPDRASFTLKVIR
- the rimM gene encoding ribosome maturation factor RimM (Essential for efficient processing of 16S rRNA), encoding MSADITKLLSSMISIGYVVKPHGLRGEVKFKLTTNMESLLEEGESAILFDEKSKRYVATKIAEFRKAGSGYILSFEGFHNVELAERIRGYHLFIAKNKLPPLKKGEFYFYQVLEAQVFSPEGEYLGKVEDIIETGANEVFVVRQQLENLSFREVLIPAIKDYVLDLDLDNRRIIAKVPDFEKENE